In Tepidimonas taiwanensis, the following are encoded in one genomic region:
- a CDS encoding penicillin-binding protein 1A — MPTDTPSPPSPRPRSGLRRWVFSIVGVLGALSLSAAMLLAIGLAMAYPNLPDVSELADYRPKLPLRIYARDGTLLGEFGEQRRIVVPFEDIPPVMINAVLAIEDARFFEHSGVDYRGLLRAALANLGEAKSQGASTITMQVARNVYLSSEKSYLRKIYEILLTFKLEHLLTKEQILEIYMNQIFLGHRSYGFAAAARTYFGKSLQELTIAEAAMLAGLPKAPSAYNPISNPKRARARQLYIIDRMLENGFITEAEAKAAREEPLRLRRPQEAEQALHAEYIAEMVRQAIVERYGEDAYTAGLQVHTTIDAGLQRAAWRAVRQGVLAFERRQHYRGPERFIELPQEPAARQAAIDDVLAAVPDEEPLLTAVVLSTDARKVVVVRGDDTPIEITGAGLESVRSGLSATAPPNLKLRPGAVVRVAKDAQGWYLTQLPEVEAAFVAVDPRDGGIRALVGGFDFERNKFNRVTQSQRQPGSSFKPFIYSAALEKGIMPATVVNDAPLFFPASVTGGKPWEPKNYDGQYEGPMTIRTALAKSKNMVSIHVLRAVGTQSAQAWITRFGLDPAKHPPYLTMALGAGAVTPLEMAAGYAVFANGGHYLPPVLITRIADAKGRVLLEVPPRAPDEANRTLPERNAFVMSQLLNEITRSGTAARAQAVLKRPDLYGKTGTTNDSQDAWFVGYHPTLSAAVWLGYDQPRNLGRRATGGGLALPIWIDFMGQALRNTPVQEIAVPAGVAFAGGDWLYQEYADGSYVRRLGFDDAVGQPPEGAPPDGGTDPGEKRGILDLFRQ; from the coding sequence ATGCCCACCGACACACCCTCTCCACCGTCACCCCGTCCCCGGTCCGGGTTGCGGCGATGGGTGTTCTCAATCGTCGGTGTCTTGGGTGCGTTGTCGTTGTCCGCCGCGATGCTGCTGGCCATCGGTCTGGCGATGGCCTACCCCAACCTGCCGGATGTGAGCGAGCTGGCCGACTACCGGCCCAAACTGCCGCTGCGCATCTACGCCCGGGACGGCACTTTGTTGGGGGAGTTTGGTGAGCAGCGCCGCATCGTCGTGCCTTTTGAGGACATCCCGCCCGTGATGATCAACGCGGTGCTCGCCATCGAGGACGCGCGCTTCTTTGAGCACAGCGGGGTGGACTACCGCGGCCTGCTGCGCGCGGCGCTGGCCAACCTCGGCGAGGCCAAGAGCCAGGGGGCATCCACGATCACGATGCAGGTGGCGCGCAACGTCTACCTCTCCAGCGAAAAGAGCTACCTGCGCAAGATCTACGAAATCCTGCTGACGTTCAAGCTCGAGCACCTGCTGACCAAGGAGCAGATCCTCGAGATCTACATGAACCAGATCTTCCTCGGGCACCGCTCGTACGGCTTCGCGGCGGCGGCGCGCACCTACTTCGGCAAGTCGCTGCAGGAGCTCACGATCGCGGAGGCGGCGATGCTCGCCGGCCTGCCCAAGGCGCCGTCGGCCTACAACCCCATCAGCAACCCCAAGCGCGCGCGCGCGCGCCAGCTCTACATCATCGACCGCATGCTGGAAAACGGCTTCATCACCGAAGCCGAGGCCAAGGCCGCGCGCGAGGAGCCGCTGCGGCTGCGCCGCCCGCAGGAGGCGGAACAGGCCCTGCACGCCGAATACATCGCGGAAATGGTGCGCCAGGCCATCGTCGAGCGCTACGGCGAAGACGCCTACACCGCCGGGCTGCAGGTGCACACGACGATCGACGCGGGCCTGCAGCGCGCCGCGTGGCGCGCGGTGCGCCAGGGGGTGCTGGCGTTCGAGCGGCGCCAGCACTACCGCGGGCCCGAGCGCTTCATCGAGCTGCCGCAGGAACCCGCCGCGCGCCAAGCCGCAATCGACGACGTGCTGGCCGCGGTGCCGGACGAGGAGCCGCTGCTGACCGCGGTGGTGCTGTCGACCGATGCGCGCAAAGTGGTGGTGGTGCGGGGCGACGACACACCGATCGAGATCACCGGCGCCGGGCTGGAGTCGGTGCGGTCGGGCCTGAGCGCAACCGCGCCGCCAAACCTGAAGCTGCGCCCGGGCGCGGTGGTGCGCGTCGCCAAGGACGCGCAGGGGTGGTACCTGACGCAGCTGCCGGAGGTGGAGGCCGCCTTCGTCGCTGTCGACCCGCGCGATGGCGGCATCCGCGCGCTGGTGGGGGGGTTCGATTTCGAGCGCAACAAGTTCAACCGCGTCACGCAGTCCCAACGCCAGCCGGGTTCGAGCTTCAAGCCGTTCATCTACTCCGCCGCGCTGGAAAAGGGCATCATGCCCGCGACGGTGGTCAACGACGCGCCGCTCTTCTTCCCGGCCAGCGTCACAGGCGGCAAGCCGTGGGAGCCGAAAAACTACGACGGCCAATACGAGGGGCCGATGACCATCCGCACCGCGCTGGCCAAGTCGAAGAACATGGTGTCGATCCACGTGCTGCGCGCGGTCGGCACGCAGTCGGCGCAGGCGTGGATCACGCGCTTCGGGCTCGATCCGGCCAAGCACCCGCCGTACCTGACGATGGCGCTGGGGGCGGGTGCCGTTACGCCGCTGGAGATGGCCGCGGGCTATGCGGTGTTTGCCAACGGCGGGCACTATCTGCCGCCGGTGTTGATCACCCGCATCGCCGACGCCAAGGGGCGGGTGCTGCTGGAGGTGCCGCCGCGGGCACCGGACGAAGCCAACCGCACGCTGCCCGAGCGCAACGCCTTCGTGATGAGCCAGCTGCTCAACGAAATCACCCGCTCCGGCACCGCGGCGCGGGCACAGGCCGTGCTCAAACGGCCGGACCTGTACGGCAAAACCGGCACCACCAACGACTCGCAGGACGCGTGGTTTGTGGGCTACCACCCGACGCTGTCTGCCGCGGTCTGGTTGGGTTATGACCAACCGCGCAACCTCGGGCGGCGCGCCACCGGCGGTGGGTTGGCGCTGCCGATCTGGATCGACTTCATGGGGCAGGCACTGCGCAACACCCCCGTGCAAGAAATTGCGGTACCAGCCGGCGTCGCTTTTGCCGGCGGCGACTGGCTGTACCAGGAGTACGCCGACGGCAGCTACGTGCGGCGTCTCGGCTTCGACGACGCGGTCGGGCAGCCGCCGGAGGGCGCGCCGCCGGACGGTGGCACCGACCCCGGCGAAAAACGCGGGATCCTCGACCTGTTCCGGCAGTGA
- the cyaY gene encoding iron donor protein CyaY, which translates to MTDLEYLDRAEAVLKAVELNCDRLNETTDADIDNQRVGGMVTLTFRNGSQIVINLQKPLHEIWMASRSGGYHYRFDGERWMDTKGAGEFFAHLSREASAQAGVPLTFTP; encoded by the coding sequence ATGACCGACCTCGAATACCTGGACCGTGCCGAAGCCGTGCTCAAGGCGGTGGAGCTCAACTGCGACCGCCTCAACGAAACGACGGACGCCGACATCGACAACCAGCGCGTCGGCGGGATGGTGACGCTGACCTTTCGCAACGGCAGCCAGATCGTGATCAACCTGCAAAAGCCGCTGCACGAGATCTGGATGGCGTCGCGCTCCGGCGGCTACCACTACCGCTTCGACGGCGAGCGCTGGATGGACACCAAGGGCGCCGGGGAGTTTTTCGCGCATCTGTCGCGCGAGGCGTCGGCCCAGGCGGGCGTGCCGCTGACCTTCACGCCTTGA
- the lptM gene encoding LPS translocon maturation chaperone LptM — protein MLRDRRIVGARWWLCAAGLALSLSGCGQKGPLTLPPEPATAAPPTGAPTAAADAASDAAAPYPSPSSTARAQATPHAPR, from the coding sequence ATGCTGAGAGACCGCCGCATTGTAGGAGCCCGGTGGTGGCTGTGCGCCGCGGGGCTGGCTTTGTCCCTGTCGGGGTGTGGTCAGAAAGGCCCGCTCACGCTGCCGCCCGAGCCTGCCACCGCCGCGCCGCCGACAGGCGCCCCCACCGCAGCAGCCGACGCGGCATCCGACGCGGCGGCCCCGTATCCGTCACCCTCCTCCACCGCACGCGCCCAGGCCACCCCCCATGCCCCACGCTGA
- the lysA gene encoding diaminopimelate decarboxylase: MPHADTAAPYLPGAPFFAYRDGELWVEGVRVADLARAHGTPLFVYSAAAMRAAVAAYQRGLARRDALICYAMKANSTLAILEVFARAGCGFDIVSGGELARALRAGAAPDKIVFSGVGKTRAEMRAALQAGIGCFNVESRAELEVLDAVARELGVRAPVSLRVNPDVDAQTHPYISTGLKDNKFGIAHDEALDAYRHAAGLPALQVVGIDCHIGSQITSTGPYLDALERVLDLVEAIEAAGIPLHHLDLGGGLGIEYRGEQPPAADTLWQVLLARLDARGHGHRRLLLEPGRSLVGNAGICVTQVLYTKPGAAKNFLIVDAAMNDLPRPAMYEAYHAIAPVRPRHDVPEVVWDVVGPVCESGDWLGRERALAVQAGDWLAVGSAGAYCMSMASHYNSRGKAAEVLVSGDRAQLIRARESVSDLWRQERALALD, from the coding sequence ATGCCCCACGCTGACACCGCCGCCCCGTACCTGCCGGGCGCACCGTTTTTTGCCTACCGCGACGGCGAGCTGTGGGTGGAGGGCGTGCGCGTGGCCGACCTGGCGCGCGCGCACGGCACGCCGTTGTTCGTTTACTCCGCGGCGGCGATGCGCGCCGCGGTGGCCGCCTACCAACGCGGGCTGGCCCGGCGCGACGCGCTGATCTGCTACGCGATGAAGGCCAACTCGACGCTGGCCATCCTGGAGGTGTTTGCGCGCGCGGGCTGCGGGTTCGACATCGTCTCGGGCGGGGAACTCGCGCGGGCGCTGCGCGCGGGTGCGGCACCCGACAAAATCGTTTTTTCGGGCGTGGGCAAAACGCGCGCCGAAATGCGTGCCGCCCTGCAGGCCGGCATCGGCTGCTTCAACGTCGAGAGCCGCGCCGAACTCGAGGTCCTCGATGCGGTCGCGCGGGAACTGGGTGTGCGCGCGCCGGTGAGCCTGCGCGTCAATCCGGACGTGGACGCGCAGACCCACCCCTACATCTCTACGGGCCTGAAGGACAACAAATTCGGCATCGCGCACGACGAGGCGCTGGACGCCTACCGGCACGCGGCGGGCCTGCCCGCCCTGCAGGTCGTCGGGATCGACTGCCACATCGGCTCGCAGATTACCAGCACCGGCCCGTACCTGGACGCGCTGGAGCGCGTGCTCGACCTGGTCGAAGCGATCGAGGCTGCGGGCATCCCGCTGCACCACCTGGACCTGGGCGGCGGGCTGGGCATCGAGTACCGCGGGGAGCAGCCCCCCGCGGCCGACACCTTGTGGCAGGTGCTGCTCGCCCGCCTGGATGCCCGCGGACACGGCCACCGGCGGCTGCTGCTCGAACCGGGCCGCTCGCTCGTGGGCAACGCCGGTATCTGCGTCACCCAAGTGCTCTACACCAAGCCGGGTGCCGCGAAAAATTTCCTGATCGTCGACGCGGCGATGAACGACCTGCCGCGCCCGGCGATGTACGAGGCCTACCACGCGATCGCGCCGGTGCGCCCGCGCCACGATGTCCCCGAGGTCGTGTGGGACGTCGTCGGCCCGGTGTGCGAAAGTGGCGACTGGCTGGGCCGCGAACGGGCGCTGGCCGTGCAGGCCGGCGACTGGCTCGCGGTGGGCTCCGCGGGCGCCTACTGCATGAGCATGGCGAGCCACTACAACAGCCGCGGCAAGGCGGCGGAAGTGCTGGTCAGTGGTGATCGCGCCCAGCTCATCCGCGCCCGCGAATCGGTCAGCGACCTGTGGCGTCAGGAGCGCGCGCTCGCGCTCGACTGA
- a CDS encoding protein-methionine-sulfoxide reductase heme-binding subunit MsrQ: MPAAVSVNRALRAAKPWALALCAVPALWLWAMALADRLGAHPAEALIRGLGDWALRFLWLTLAVTPLRCWTGWGALAGWRRGLGLWAFAYATVHLTAYAWLDQGWDVRAVLHDVAQRPFILVGMLAILGLLPLAATSFDAAIRWLGALRWRRLHRLVYAVAVLAVLHFFWMRSGKRLYGEVAVYAGILAVLLGWRVWDAISRARARAPDATGR; the protein is encoded by the coding sequence GTGCCGGCCGCTGTGAGCGTCAACCGCGCGTTACGTGCGGCCAAGCCGTGGGCGCTGGCGCTGTGTGCCGTGCCGGCGCTGTGGCTGTGGGCGATGGCCCTGGCCGACCGGCTGGGAGCCCATCCGGCCGAGGCGCTGATCCGCGGCCTCGGGGACTGGGCGCTGCGGTTCCTGTGGCTGACGCTGGCGGTGACGCCGCTGCGGTGCTGGACGGGTTGGGGGGCGCTGGCGGGTTGGCGCCGCGGGCTGGGGCTGTGGGCGTTCGCGTACGCCACCGTGCACCTGACGGCGTACGCGTGGCTGGATCAGGGCTGGGACGTGCGTGCGGTGTTGCATGACGTGGCCCAGCGCCCGTTCATCCTCGTTGGGATGCTCGCGATTCTGGGGTTATTGCCGCTGGCGGCCACTTCGTTCGATGCGGCGATCCGGTGGCTCGGCGCACTGCGCTGGCGGCGGCTGCACCGGCTGGTGTACGCGGTCGCGGTGCTCGCCGTCCTGCACTTTTTCTGGATGCGCAGCGGCAAGCGGCTCTACGGCGAGGTGGCCGTTTACGCGGGGATCCTGGCGGTGCTGCTGGGCTGGCGGGTGTGGGACGCCATCAGTCGAGCGCGAGCGCGCGCTCCTGACGCCACAGGTCGCTGA
- the msrP gene encoding protein-methionine-sulfoxide reductase catalytic subunit MsrP: MTPRPSEITPRAVYENRRAWLRRAAGLSVGAALAPAAQPVTAGTASAVVDPAPRPGRRPPLLATPSTVPGARTVEALTPHELVTQYNNFYEFGVDKEDPARLAHRMRLRPWTVQVDGLVARPRTFDIDELLRLAPMEERIYRLRCVEGWSMVVPWIGYPLAALIERVQPLGSAKYVEFHTLADRESMPGLRSNVLLWPYVEGLRLDEARHPLTLLTFGLYGELLPAQNGAPLRVVVPWKYGFKSSKSIVRIRFVERQPATAWTVAAPHEYGFYANVNPDVPHPRWSQATERRLGQGGLFAPRIKTLPFNGYAEQVGHLYAGMDLRRHY; the protein is encoded by the coding sequence ATGACGCCGCGGCCCAGCGAGATCACCCCGCGCGCGGTGTACGAGAACCGCCGCGCGTGGTTGCGGCGGGCAGCGGGGCTGTCGGTGGGGGCGGCTTTGGCTCCCGCCGCGCAGCCGGTAACGGCGGGCACAGCGTCCGCGGTCGTCGATCCCGCGCCCCGTCCCGGTCGGCGGCCTCCGCTGCTCGCCACCCCCAGCACCGTGCCCGGGGCGCGCACCGTCGAGGCGCTGACGCCCCACGAGCTGGTCACGCAGTACAACAATTTCTACGAATTCGGCGTCGACAAGGAAGACCCCGCGCGTCTGGCGCACCGCATGCGGCTGCGGCCGTGGACGGTGCAGGTCGACGGGCTCGTCGCCCGGCCGCGTACCTTCGACATCGACGAATTGCTCCGGCTCGCGCCGATGGAGGAGCGCATCTACCGGCTGCGCTGCGTCGAGGGCTGGTCGATGGTGGTGCCCTGGATCGGCTATCCGCTCGCGGCGTTGATCGAGCGCGTGCAGCCGCTGGGCAGCGCCAAGTACGTCGAATTCCACACCCTGGCCGACCGCGAGAGTATGCCGGGCCTGCGCTCGAACGTGCTGCTGTGGCCGTATGTCGAGGGGCTGCGGCTGGACGAGGCGCGCCACCCGTTGACGCTGTTGACCTTCGGGCTCTACGGCGAGCTGCTTCCCGCGCAAAACGGCGCGCCGCTGCGCGTGGTCGTGCCGTGGAAATACGGCTTCAAGAGTAGCAAGTCCATCGTGCGCATCCGCTTCGTCGAGCGCCAGCCCGCGACGGCCTGGACCGTGGCGGCACCGCACGAATACGGCTTTTACGCCAACGTCAATCCGGACGTGCCACACCCGCGCTGGAGCCAGGCCACCGAGCGGCGGCTGGGGCAGGGCGGGCTGTTTGCGCCGCGCATCAAGACGCTGCCGTTCAACGGTTACGCGGAGCAGGTGGGTCACCTCTACGCGGGCATGGACCTGCGGCGCCATTACTGA
- the ccsB gene encoding c-type cytochrome biogenesis protein CcsB produces the protein MTTMTETIDLHRQRGTEATAGWRGWLARRTRWDWLYAALVVVATVVAFAVYGERMDGYERAILTGTAPSLIALAWFWRPVQPLTVVVGALSLLAIGLYQVDGRADLARADQVFLLKYFLSSQSAILWMSVLFFMSTVFYWIGLLAPRGDTAERLGSRLAWVAVTLALVGTMVRWYESHQIGPGIGHIPVSNLYEVFVLFAWLTAAYYLYYEDRYQTRRMGAFAMLIVSAAVGFLLWYTVVREAHQIQPLVPALQSWWMKLHVPANFIGYGTFAIAAMLAFAYLIKQSAAETRWWKLAPLWLLGIVLCFEPLVFRQGAAEKGGVYWSIYFGVSALIVGGILAARRRIAERLPSLQVLDDVMYKAIAVGFAFFTIATVLGALWAAEAWGGYWSWDPKETWALIVWLNYAAWLHMRLMKGLRGTVAAWWALVGLGITTFAFLGVNMFLSGLHSYGSL, from the coding sequence ATGACGACGATGACGGAGACGATCGATCTGCACCGGCAAAGGGGCACCGAGGCCACCGCCGGGTGGCGCGGCTGGTTGGCGCGGCGCACGCGCTGGGACTGGCTGTACGCAGCGCTGGTCGTGGTGGCGACGGTGGTCGCGTTCGCGGTGTACGGCGAGCGCATGGACGGTTACGAGCGCGCCATCCTGACGGGGACGGCGCCCAGCCTCATCGCGCTGGCGTGGTTCTGGCGCCCGGTGCAGCCGCTCACCGTCGTCGTCGGGGCGCTGTCGTTGCTCGCGATCGGCCTGTACCAGGTGGACGGGCGCGCGGACCTCGCGCGTGCCGATCAGGTCTTCCTGCTGAAATATTTCCTGTCCAGCCAGTCGGCCATCCTGTGGATGAGCGTGCTGTTTTTCATGAGCACGGTGTTCTACTGGATCGGGCTGCTGGCACCGCGCGGCGACACGGCCGAGCGCCTGGGTTCGCGGCTCGCGTGGGTGGCGGTGACGCTGGCGCTGGTGGGCACGATGGTGCGCTGGTACGAGAGCCACCAGATCGGCCCCGGCATCGGTCACATCCCGGTCAGCAACCTGTACGAGGTGTTCGTGCTGTTCGCATGGCTGACTGCGGCGTACTACCTGTACTACGAGGACCGCTACCAGACCCGCCGTATGGGGGCGTTCGCGATGCTGATCGTCAGCGCCGCGGTCGGGTTCCTGCTGTGGTACACCGTCGTGCGCGAGGCGCACCAGATCCAGCCGCTGGTGCCCGCGCTACAGAGCTGGTGGATGAAACTGCACGTGCCCGCGAACTTCATCGGCTACGGCACCTTTGCGATCGCGGCGATGCTGGCGTTCGCCTACCTGATCAAGCAAAGCGCCGCCGAGACGCGCTGGTGGAAGCTCGCGCCGCTGTGGCTGCTGGGCATCGTGCTGTGTTTCGAGCCGCTCGTGTTCCGCCAGGGCGCGGCCGAGAAGGGCGGTGTCTACTGGTCGATCTACTTCGGGGTGTCGGCGCTGATCGTCGGCGGCATCCTCGCCGCGCGCCGGCGTATCGCCGAGCGGCTGCCGAGCCTGCAGGTGCTCGATGACGTGATGTACAAGGCGATCGCCGTCGGCTTTGCGTTCTTCACCATCGCGACGGTGCTGGGTGCGCTGTGGGCCGCCGAGGCGTGGGGCGGCTACTGGAGCTGGGACCCGAAGGAGACCTGGGCGCTGATCGTCTGGCTCAACTACGCGGCGTGGCTGCACATGCGGCTCATGAAAGGGCTGCGCGGGACGGTGGCGGCGTGGTGGGCGCTGGTCGGCTTGGGGATCACGACCTTTGCGTTCCTCGGCGTCAACATGTTCCTGAGCGGCCTGCACAGCTACGGGTCGCTCTGA
- a CDS encoding cytochrome c biogenesis protein ResB, which produces MSASTAGIEIPTQSRRLAAVVELLSSMRFAIALLTVICIASVVGTVLKQHEPINNYVNQFGPFWSEVFGRLSLYAVYSAWWFLLILAFLVVSTTLCIVRNTPKIMADLRQFKEHVHERSLQAFHHKAQAELPEAPRAAAERIGQALVAQGWKVRLQSRETPTGTGWMVAAKAGAANKIGYLAAHAAIVVICIGGLLDGDLMVRLQMAFGGKEPFRGGGAIAEVPDKHRLSDANPTFRGNLLVTEGTRAGVAVLAQPEGVILQELPFDVELKKFIVEYYDTGMPRLFASDIVIHDRYTGEARPARVEVNHPVEHRGIQIYQSSFDDGGSLVKLRALPMGASVRPFEVQGRIGEATTLTNGSERLRLEFTGLRVINVENMGSANAAATDVRAVDLRQAIEARLGAGHKTVSERTLRNVGPSVTYKLRDEAGQAREYHNYMLPIELDGQRVYLLGVRESPAEPFRYLRVPVDDNDAMDGFLRLRAALADPSMRAEAVRRYVAQAAQGQPAPVAQALAGSAQRALALFAGEDPEIERLPHGGAPRLGGLQALSAFMEANVPEAERERAGEVLLRILNGTLFELYQLSRERAGLPAAARDDKTANFMTQAVLSLSDAFFYPAPLVLQLQDFEQVQASVFQVARAPGKTIVYLGCVLLIVGVFAMLYVRERRLWVWLAPQDGGARATMALSSNRKLLDDDRAFERLRALLTSP; this is translated from the coding sequence ATGAGCGCCTCCACCGCCGGTATCGAAATTCCGACACAGTCCCGCCGACTGGCCGCGGTGGTCGAGCTGCTGTCGTCGATGCGCTTTGCGATCGCGCTGCTGACGGTGATCTGCATCGCGTCGGTGGTGGGCACGGTGCTCAAGCAGCACGAGCCGATCAACAACTACGTCAACCAGTTCGGGCCGTTCTGGTCCGAGGTGTTTGGCCGGCTGAGCCTGTATGCGGTCTACAGCGCGTGGTGGTTCCTGCTGATCCTGGCGTTTCTGGTCGTGAGCACGACGCTGTGCATCGTGCGCAACACGCCCAAGATCATGGCCGACCTGCGCCAGTTCAAGGAGCACGTGCACGAGCGCAGTCTGCAGGCCTTTCACCACAAGGCGCAGGCCGAGCTGCCCGAGGCCCCGCGGGCGGCGGCCGAGCGCATCGGTCAGGCGCTGGTGGCGCAGGGCTGGAAGGTGCGGCTGCAGTCGCGCGAGACGCCGACCGGCACGGGCTGGATGGTGGCGGCCAAGGCGGGCGCGGCCAACAAGATCGGCTACCTCGCGGCGCACGCGGCGATCGTCGTCATCTGCATCGGCGGACTGCTCGACGGTGACCTGATGGTGCGGCTGCAGATGGCCTTCGGCGGCAAGGAGCCGTTTCGCGGCGGTGGCGCGATCGCCGAGGTGCCGGACAAGCACCGGTTGAGCGACGCCAACCCGACCTTCCGCGGCAACCTGCTGGTCACCGAGGGCACGCGCGCCGGTGTGGCGGTGCTCGCGCAGCCCGAAGGCGTCATCCTGCAGGAGCTGCCGTTCGACGTCGAATTGAAAAAGTTCATCGTCGAGTATTACGACACCGGCATGCCGCGGCTCTTTGCCAGCGACATCGTGATCCACGACCGCTACACCGGCGAGGCGCGGCCGGCGCGGGTCGAGGTGAACCACCCGGTGGAGCACCGCGGCATCCAGATCTACCAATCCAGCTTCGACGACGGCGGCTCGCTCGTCAAGCTGCGGGCGCTGCCGATGGGGGCGAGCGTGCGGCCGTTCGAGGTGCAGGGCCGCATCGGTGAGGCGACCACGCTGACCAACGGCAGCGAGCGGCTGCGGCTCGAGTTCACGGGGCTGCGCGTCATCAATGTCGAGAACATGGGCAGCGCCAACGCCGCCGCCACCGACGTGCGCGCGGTCGATCTGCGGCAGGCGATCGAGGCGCGCCTCGGCGCGGGTCACAAGACCGTGAGTGAGCGCACGCTGCGCAACGTCGGCCCCAGCGTCACCTACAAGCTGCGCGACGAGGCCGGCCAGGCGCGCGAGTACCACAACTACATGCTGCCGATCGAGCTGGACGGGCAGCGCGTGTACCTGTTGGGCGTGCGCGAAAGCCCCGCGGAGCCGTTCCGCTACCTGCGCGTGCCGGTGGACGACAACGACGCGATGGACGGCTTCCTGCGGCTACGCGCGGCGCTGGCCGATCCGTCGATGCGCGCGGAGGCGGTGCGCCGCTACGTCGCGCAGGCGGCGCAGGGCCAGCCGGCGCCGGTGGCGCAGGCGCTGGCCGGATCGGCGCAGCGCGCGCTGGCGCTCTTCGCGGGCGAGGACCCGGAGATCGAGCGCCTGCCGCACGGCGGCGCGCCCCGGCTGGGCGGGTTGCAGGCGCTGTCGGCCTTCATGGAGGCCAACGTCCCGGAAGCCGAGCGCGAACGCGCCGGCGAGGTGTTGCTGCGCATCCTCAACGGCACGCTGTTCGAGCTGTACCAGCTCAGCCGCGAGCGTGCCGGGCTGCCCGCGGCCGCGCGCGACGACAAGACCGCGAACTTCATGACGCAGGCGGTGCTGAGCCTCTCCGACGCGTTCTTTTACCCCGCGCCGCTGGTGCTGCAGCTGCAGGATTTCGAGCAGGTGCAGGCGAGCGTCTTCCAGGTGGCGCGTGCCCCTGGCAAGACCATTGTCTATCTCGGGTGCGTGTTGCTGATCGTGGGCGTTTTTGCGATGCTGTACGTGCGTGAGCGGCGCCTGTGGGTGTGGCTGGCACCGCAGGACGGCGGCGCCCGCGCCACGATGGCGCTGTCGAGCAACCGCAAGCTGCTCGACGACGACCGGGCTTTCGAACGCCTGCGGGCTTTGTTGACTTCGCCTTGA
- a CDS encoding c-type cytochrome gives MKPIVTLIGAVLAATLSWSAHAQSAQPDPKRGAALFGQVCVACHAADGNSTTAANPKLAQQHPEYLIKQLKEFKSGKRANAIMAGFAAQLSDQDMVDIAHWLASQKATTGFSTNAELVRLGERIYRGGIVDRRIPACAGCHGPSGSGIPAEYPRLSGQHAEYTAAQLKAFRSNERANNKPMHEIARYLTDTEIAALADYIAGLR, from the coding sequence ATGAAGCCCATCGTCACGCTCATCGGCGCCGTGTTGGCGGCCACCCTGTCCTGGTCTGCACATGCCCAATCGGCCCAGCCCGACCCCAAGCGCGGTGCCGCCCTGTTCGGCCAGGTCTGCGTGGCCTGTCACGCGGCCGATGGCAACTCGACCACCGCGGCGAATCCGAAGCTCGCGCAGCAGCACCCGGAGTACCTGATCAAGCAGCTCAAGGAGTTCAAATCCGGCAAGCGCGCGAACGCGATCATGGCGGGCTTCGCCGCCCAGCTGTCGGATCAGGACATGGTCGACATCGCCCACTGGCTGGCCAGCCAGAAGGCGACGACCGGCTTCTCGACGAACGCCGAGCTGGTGCGGCTGGGCGAGCGCATCTACCGCGGCGGCATCGTCGACCGCCGCATCCCCGCGTGCGCGGGCTGCCACGGCCCCAGCGGCAGCGGCATTCCGGCCGAGTATCCGCGCCTGAGCGGTCAGCACGCCGAATACACCGCCGCGCAGCTCAAGGCGTTCCGCTCCAACGAGCGCGCGAACAACAAGCCGATGCACGAGATCGCGCGCTACCTGACGGATACCGAAATCGCGGCGTTGGCGGACTACATCGCCGGCCTGCGCTGA
- the yihA gene encoding ribosome biogenesis GTP-binding protein YihA/YsxC: MTEPSPTSAPIDAAARARAWLHTARFLTEAPQLPHLPALDVPEIAFVGRSNAGKSTCINTLAQQRQLAFASKMPGRTQSIVLFALGKGGQTDAVLADLPGYGYAAVPQAAKRRWQQVMANYLVSRPNLRAVVLLCDARLGLTELDEALLEIIRPRVEQGLDFLVLLTKADKLSRQEQGKALSIARLQTAGGDAMLFSALKRQGVDAVAQRLWDWAHPAPAA; the protein is encoded by the coding sequence ATGACCGAACCATCCCCCACCTCTGCCCCGATCGACGCCGCCGCGCGTGCCCGCGCGTGGCTGCACACCGCCCGCTTCCTGACCGAAGCACCGCAACTGCCGCACCTGCCAGCGCTCGACGTCCCCGAAATCGCTTTCGTCGGCCGCTCCAACGCCGGCAAGTCCACCTGCATCAACACACTGGCGCAGCAGCGGCAGCTCGCGTTCGCCTCCAAGATGCCGGGCCGCACGCAGAGCATCGTGCTCTTCGCGCTGGGCAAGGGGGGGCAGACCGACGCAGTGCTGGCGGACCTGCCGGGCTATGGCTACGCCGCCGTCCCGCAGGCGGCCAAACGCCGCTGGCAGCAGGTCATGGCGAACTACCTCGTCAGCCGTCCGAACCTGCGCGCCGTCGTCCTGCTGTGCGATGCACGGCTGGGCCTGACCGAGTTGGACGAGGCGCTGCTCGAGATCATCCGCCCCCGCGTGGAACAGGGGCTGGATTTTCTGGTGCTGCTGACCAAGGCGGACAAGCTCTCACGCCAGGAGCAAGGCAAGGCGCTGTCCATTGCGCGACTGCAGACCGCCGGCGGCGATGCGATGCTGTTCTCGGCCCTCAAGCGCCAAGGCGTGGACGCGGTCGCCCAGCGCCTGTGGGACTGGGCGCACCCCGCCCCCGCGGCCTGA